The Dehalogenimonas sp. 4OHTPN genome window below encodes:
- a CDS encoding pentapeptide repeat-containing protein, translating to MTQPRISYSGETFDSLVMSQQTLRGRQYEGCEFRKCSFIEVRLDGCKFIDCRFIECRLIAVKPPNSRFTGVKFVNSQVVGMDWTLAEAIEELEFIGCKINYSNFKLLAVPGIRIEKCEAKEAAFIEADLSSGVFTGTDFENSRFFKTNLAGADFRGAKNYAISAYHNNLKGAKFSLPEAMNLLYGLEITVE from the coding sequence GTGACTCAACCGCGGATTTCTTACAGCGGCGAAACATTCGACAGCCTGGTCATGTCGCAGCAAACGCTGCGGGGCAGGCAATACGAAGGCTGTGAATTCCGGAAGTGCAGCTTCATCGAGGTCAGGCTGGACGGCTGCAAATTCATTGACTGCCGCTTCATTGAATGCCGGCTGATTGCCGTCAAACCCCCGAATTCACGGTTTACCGGGGTCAAGTTCGTCAATTCCCAGGTGGTGGGCATGGACTGGACGCTGGCCGAGGCCATCGAGGAACTGGAATTCATCGGCTGCAAAATCAATTACTCCAATTTCAAGCTGCTGGCGGTTCCCGGTATCCGCATAGAGAAGTGCGAGGCTAAAGAAGCCGCGTTTATCGAAGCGGACTTAAGCAGCGGCGTATTCACCGGCACCGACTTTGAAAACAGCCGTTTTTTCAAGACCAATTTGGCCGGCGCGGACTTCCGGGGCGCCAAAAACTATGCCATCAGCGCCTACCACAACAACCTTAAAGGCGCCAAGTTTTCCCTGCCGGAGGCGATGAATCTGCTGTACGGGCTGGAGATAACAGTCGAGTAG
- a CDS encoding uracil-DNA glycosylase, whose translation MADAAALEALAREIAGCKRCALAAGRTYAVPGEGNPNAEIMFIGEGPGFNEDQTGKPFCGAAGQFLTQLIESIGLKRPDVYITNIVKSRPPGNRDPLPEEILACKPWLDRQLEIIKPKVIVTLGRFSMGRFFPGATISRIHGQAEKCGDYTCFAMYHPAAALHQGSLRSVIEADMLKLPKILEDIRKSERPAAPAAQIQPAPAETHSQLKLFGF comes from the coding sequence ATGGCTGATGCCGCTGCCCTGGAAGCCCTGGCCCGCGAAATCGCCGGCTGCAAGCGCTGTGCCCTGGCCGCCGGCCGCACCTATGCCGTGCCCGGCGAAGGCAACCCCAATGCCGAGATCATGTTCATCGGCGAAGGACCGGGTTTCAACGAAGACCAGACTGGCAAACCGTTCTGCGGCGCGGCGGGCCAGTTTCTGACCCAGCTTATAGAATCCATCGGCCTGAAGCGGCCGGACGTTTATATCACCAATATCGTCAAATCACGGCCGCCGGGCAACCGCGACCCGCTGCCGGAAGAGATCCTGGCCTGCAAGCCATGGCTGGACCGGCAGCTTGAGATTATCAAGCCCAAAGTGATCGTCACCCTCGGCCGGTTCTCCATGGGACGCTTTTTCCCTGGGGCCACCATTTCCAGGATCCACGGCCAGGCTGAAAAATGCGGAGACTACACCTGCTTTGCCATGTACCACCCGGCGGCGGCGCTCCACCAGGGATCGCTGCGCTCGGTCATCGAAGCGGACATGCTCAAACTGCCGAAAATACTCGAGGATATAAGAAAAAGTGAACGACCAGCAGCCCCAGCCGCCCAGATCCAGCCGGCGCCGGCGGAAACCCACAGCCAGCTCAAGCTCTTCGGCTTCTAA